In Arthrobacter sp. SLBN-112, a genomic segment contains:
- a CDS encoding inorganic diphosphatase, with translation MKHDVTIEIPRGSRVKYEVDHETGRVRLDRVLFTSMQYPTHYGYFENTLGEDGDPLDALVLLQDFDLHPGVIVESRPIGVFNMTDDGGGDAKILCVPVDARFDHIQEVSDVNEFLIKEIEHFFTRYKDLEPGKWVKAEGWGDRAAAEAELEASIKRYVPTAH, from the coding sequence ATGAAGCACGACGTGACCATCGAGATCCCCAGGGGATCACGCGTCAAATACGAAGTTGACCACGAGACCGGCCGCGTCCGCCTGGACCGCGTCCTGTTCACCTCCATGCAGTACCCCACGCACTACGGGTACTTCGAGAACACCCTCGGCGAGGACGGCGACCCGCTGGACGCACTGGTGCTCCTGCAGGACTTCGACCTGCACCCGGGCGTCATCGTCGAATCCCGCCCCATCGGCGTCTTCAACATGACCGACGACGGCGGCGGAGACGCCAAGATCCTCTGCGTTCCGGTGGATGCCCGCTTTGACCACATCCAGGAAGTCAGCGACGTCAACGAGTTCCTGATCAAGGAAATCGAGCACTTCTTCACCCGCTACAAGGACCTGGAGCCCGGCAAGTGGGTCAAGGCCGAGGGCTGGGGCGACCGCGCCGCCGCCGAAGCCGAACTGGAAGCTTCCATCAAGCGCTACGTGCCCACTGCACACTAG
- a CDS encoding DUF429 domain-containing protein, translating into MKTLGVDLAAATKKTAVAVIDWGADTTGSAAARLTHLALDVDDQHIVELFGSCDMTGVDCPVGWPDALVPFLTGHLNNVPAPVLDHDGIAGRRLLAYRDTDRFCTAQTGLIPLSVSADRLAHPAMRCAVIQAKIAQLHGPQPRDGSGRLAEVYPAASLKIWGLNGRGYKGRGIPEAERLALLLAALEEQAPWLDLAGHRDSLAASDDLFDAVIASLTARAAARRRTLLPDSAHAEAARSEGWIHLPDCRLDELPG; encoded by the coding sequence ATGAAGACCCTCGGCGTGGACCTGGCGGCGGCCACCAAAAAGACCGCCGTCGCTGTCATCGATTGGGGCGCGGATACCACGGGCAGCGCCGCCGCCCGGCTCACGCACCTTGCCCTGGACGTGGACGACCAGCACATCGTGGAGCTGTTCGGCAGCTGCGACATGACCGGCGTCGACTGCCCCGTGGGCTGGCCCGACGCCCTGGTGCCGTTCCTCACCGGCCACCTGAACAACGTTCCGGCACCGGTGCTGGATCACGACGGAATCGCCGGCCGCAGGCTGCTCGCCTACCGGGACACGGACCGGTTCTGCACGGCACAGACAGGCTTGATCCCGCTCAGCGTCTCCGCGGACCGGCTGGCACACCCTGCCATGCGATGTGCGGTCATCCAGGCGAAGATCGCACAGCTCCACGGCCCGCAACCGAGGGATGGCTCCGGCCGCCTGGCCGAGGTGTATCCGGCTGCGTCTCTGAAGATCTGGGGCCTGAACGGGCGCGGCTACAAGGGTCGCGGCATCCCGGAAGCCGAACGCCTTGCCCTCCTGCTGGCGGCTCTCGAAGAACAGGCGCCATGGCTGGACCTGGCCGGGCACCGCGACAGCCTGGCGGCCTCGGACGACCTGTTCGACGCCGTCATCGCGTCACTGACCGCCCGCGCCGCAGCCCGGCGTCGTACGCTCCTGCCGGACAGTGCCCACGCGGAGGCCGCGCGCAGCGAAGGCTGGATCCACCTGCCGGACTGCCGCCTGGACGAACTTCCCGGCTAG
- a CDS encoding phosphoketolase family protein, producing the protein MAGSAGQNERRQDDKRQDGIRQDGTRQDTTRPETSRQGAASEEELALVDRWWRAANYLSVGQIYLRSNPLLREPLQAEDTKARLLGHWGTTPGLNFVYAHLNRVIRRDSLEMLFVAGPGHGGPAVVANAWLEGTYSEIYGHVGNDEAGLAELFRQFSYPGGIPSHAAPETPGSISEGGELGYALAHAYGSVFDNPQLVTAVVIGDGEAETGPLAASWHSHNFLDPAADGAVLPILHLNGYKIANPTILARMPQDQLEQLLRGYGHEPYFVTVTDPDNIEQAHQDFAAVLDRCLADINAIQDAHRQDPGGREAGEGGHRWPMIVLRSPKGWTGPRMVDGLQVEGTWRAHQVPLSEVRTNGEHLKQLEEWLQSYRPEELFDGDGRLRPDITEGAPTGEFRMSATPHANGGLLRRALKLPAYRDHAVEVPHPGTERVSPMVTLGSWMRDVIAQNMDNFRLFGPDETASNRLQNVYEVTDKVWQYRIDDVDEHLARSGRVLEVLSEHLCQGWLEGYLLTGRHGVFNCYEAFVHIVDSMFNQHAKWLKVSRGLPWRQPVASLNYLLSSHVWQQDHNGFSHQDPGFIDHAVNKKAEVIRVYLPPDTNTLLSVMEHCLASTDYVNIVVSGKQPSPTWLGPADAANHCRRGLGIWTFAGSEVSGEEPDVVLACAGDVPTVETVAAAELLRDGAPRLKVRVVNVVDLMRLQDDSEHPHGLPAHDFDGIFTPDKPIIFAYHGYPALIHRLAYRRTNQQGLHVHGYKEEGTTTTPFDMAMMNGIDRFTLAIDAIDRVPGMAGKHALLRQDLQDRRNRAREHTRTHGEDPEEIRNWKLGG; encoded by the coding sequence ATGGCCGGCAGTGCTGGACAGAATGAACGGCGGCAGGACGACAAGCGGCAGGACGGAATCAGGCAGGACGGTACGAGGCAGGATACAACGCGGCCGGAAACATCGCGGCAGGGCGCAGCGTCGGAGGAAGAGCTGGCCTTGGTGGACCGCTGGTGGCGCGCAGCCAACTATCTCTCGGTGGGCCAGATCTACCTGCGCTCCAACCCGTTGCTGCGGGAGCCGCTGCAGGCAGAGGACACCAAGGCCCGGCTGCTGGGGCACTGGGGCACCACCCCAGGGCTCAACTTCGTGTACGCCCACCTGAATCGCGTGATCCGGCGCGACTCCCTGGAGATGCTCTTTGTTGCCGGGCCAGGCCATGGCGGACCCGCCGTCGTCGCCAACGCCTGGCTGGAGGGGACGTACTCGGAAATCTATGGGCACGTGGGCAACGACGAGGCCGGCCTGGCCGAGTTGTTCCGGCAGTTCTCCTACCCCGGCGGCATCCCCAGCCACGCCGCCCCGGAAACCCCAGGCTCCATCAGCGAAGGCGGGGAACTTGGCTACGCGCTGGCCCACGCGTACGGGTCGGTGTTCGACAACCCGCAGCTGGTGACCGCCGTCGTGATCGGCGACGGCGAGGCCGAGACCGGGCCGCTGGCCGCCAGCTGGCACTCCCACAACTTCCTGGACCCTGCAGCGGACGGTGCCGTGCTGCCCATCCTGCACCTGAACGGCTACAAGATCGCCAACCCCACCATCCTGGCCCGGATGCCGCAGGACCAGCTGGAGCAGCTGCTGCGCGGATACGGCCACGAGCCGTACTTCGTGACGGTGACGGACCCGGACAACATTGAACAGGCACACCAGGATTTCGCCGCGGTCCTGGACCGGTGCCTGGCGGATATCAACGCCATCCAGGACGCCCACCGGCAAGACCCAGGCGGCAGGGAAGCAGGGGAGGGCGGCCACCGCTGGCCCATGATCGTCCTGCGCTCGCCGAAGGGCTGGACCGGTCCGCGCATGGTGGACGGGCTGCAGGTGGAAGGTACCTGGCGGGCCCACCAGGTACCCCTGTCCGAGGTCCGCACCAACGGCGAGCACCTGAAGCAGCTGGAAGAGTGGTTGCAGTCCTACCGGCCGGAGGAATTGTTCGACGGCGACGGCCGGCTCCGGCCCGACATTACGGAGGGCGCCCCTACCGGCGAATTCCGGATGAGTGCCACGCCGCATGCCAACGGCGGACTGCTCAGGCGGGCGCTGAAGCTGCCCGCCTACCGGGACCACGCAGTGGAGGTACCCCACCCCGGCACCGAACGGGTGAGCCCCATGGTCACGCTGGGCTCCTGGATGCGGGACGTCATCGCGCAGAACATGGACAACTTCCGGCTGTTCGGGCCGGACGAGACAGCCTCCAACCGGTTGCAGAACGTCTACGAGGTCACCGACAAGGTGTGGCAGTACAGGATTGACGACGTCGACGAGCACCTTGCGCGCTCCGGCCGGGTCCTGGAGGTGCTGAGCGAGCATCTGTGCCAAGGGTGGCTGGAAGGCTATCTCCTCACCGGCCGGCACGGGGTCTTCAACTGCTACGAGGCCTTCGTCCACATTGTCGATTCCATGTTCAACCAGCACGCCAAATGGCTGAAAGTGTCGCGCGGACTGCCCTGGCGCCAGCCGGTTGCGTCCCTGAACTACCTGCTGTCCTCGCACGTCTGGCAGCAGGACCACAATGGCTTCTCGCACCAGGACCCGGGCTTCATCGACCACGCGGTGAACAAGAAGGCAGAGGTCATCCGGGTGTACCTGCCGCCGGACACCAACACCCTGCTGTCCGTCATGGAGCACTGCCTGGCCTCCACGGACTACGTCAACATCGTGGTCAGCGGCAAGCAGCCCTCGCCAACTTGGCTCGGGCCGGCCGACGCCGCGAACCATTGCCGGCGCGGCCTGGGAATCTGGACATTCGCGGGGTCCGAAGTTTCAGGCGAGGAGCCCGACGTCGTCCTGGCCTGCGCCGGTGACGTCCCCACGGTGGAGACGGTGGCCGCCGCCGAACTGCTCCGGGACGGCGCGCCCCGGCTCAAAGTACGGGTGGTCAACGTTGTGGACCTGATGCGGCTGCAGGATGACAGCGAGCACCCGCACGGCCTCCCGGCCCACGACTTCGACGGGATCTTCACCCCGGACAAGCCCATCATTTTCGCGTACCACGGCTATCCGGCGCTGATCCACCGGCTTGCGTACCGGCGCACCAACCAGCAGGGCCTGCACGTCCACGGTTACAAGGAAGAGGGAACCACAACCACGCCGTTCGACATGGCCATGATGAACGGGATCGACCGCTTCACCCTCGCCATCGACGCGATCGACCGCGTGCCCGGCATGGCCGGAAAGCACGCACTGCTGCGCCAGGACCTGCAGGACCGCCGCAACCGGGCGCGTGAGCATACCCGCACGCATGGCGAGGACCCGGAGGAGATCCGGAACTGGAAGCTCGGCGGCTGA
- a CDS encoding histidine phosphatase family protein yields the protein MTLTTFALVRHGQTDWNAERRLQGATDIPLNDVGRVQARDAVAVLAPYEWDAIVSSPLSRAAETADLIADGLGLTVSRRIPELTERSFGPAEGMQAGPELEALRVPGGFKGAESEAEAAGRGLAALEALAEEFRGQRVLVVAHGTLLRVSLSRAIGQTLASVDNAALNLAHHHAVDGWKLEYFNGEPVMAAAGA from the coding sequence ATGACCCTTACGACGTTCGCCCTCGTCCGCCATGGCCAGACCGACTGGAATGCCGAGCGCCGGCTGCAGGGTGCCACGGACATCCCCTTGAACGACGTCGGACGCGTCCAGGCGCGTGATGCCGTCGCCGTCCTGGCCCCTTACGAATGGGACGCCATCGTCTCCTCGCCGCTGAGCCGGGCCGCCGAGACCGCCGACCTGATCGCCGATGGGCTGGGGCTCACGGTGTCCAGGCGCATCCCCGAACTGACCGAGCGCAGCTTCGGACCGGCTGAAGGAATGCAGGCCGGCCCGGAATTGGAGGCGCTGCGGGTGCCCGGCGGGTTCAAAGGGGCGGAGAGCGAAGCCGAGGCCGCCGGCCGCGGGCTTGCCGCACTTGAGGCCCTGGCGGAGGAGTTCCGCGGCCAGCGGGTGCTGGTGGTGGCGCACGGCACCCTGCTGCGGGTCAGCCTCAGCCGCGCGATCGGCCAGACCCTGGCCAGTGTGGACAACGCCGCCCTGAACCTGGCGCACCACCACGCTGTGGACGGCTGGAAGCTGGAGTATTTCAACGGTGAACCCGTGATGGCAGCCGCCGGCGCCTGA
- a CDS encoding HAD family hydrolase — protein MTTLTETSVAGNDDRRENNRNNTNNYGFAGIDQKLMVALDVDGTLVDHDGHMTPGVRDAAQAVVAAGHEVMIATGRSLNATLPVIEKIGIERGYAVCCNGGVTLRLHPELANGYEVIHKATFDPGPALRALRERLPSAKYALEDADGNFLSTERFQDASFGVEAVGVDFHTMLEATAVRVVVFSTENTPEEFNEAIEHVGLAGVTYSVGWTAWLDIAAAGVTKASALENLRLRLGIEQHRTVAVGDGRNDIEMLSWAGRGVAMGQAPEEVIAAADEVTYSVFDDGAAHVLRSLL, from the coding sequence ATGACAACGCTGACTGAAACCTCAGTCGCCGGCAACGATGACCGGCGAGAGAACAACCGAAACAACACCAACAATTACGGCTTCGCGGGGATCGACCAAAAGCTGATGGTCGCCCTGGACGTGGACGGCACACTGGTGGACCACGACGGCCACATGACGCCGGGCGTGCGGGATGCTGCGCAGGCGGTGGTTGCTGCCGGGCACGAGGTGATGATCGCCACCGGCCGTTCCTTGAACGCCACCCTCCCCGTCATCGAAAAGATCGGAATTGAGCGCGGCTACGCCGTCTGCTGCAATGGCGGCGTTACCCTCCGGCTCCACCCGGAGCTGGCCAACGGCTACGAGGTCATCCACAAGGCCACCTTCGACCCCGGACCGGCCCTGCGTGCGCTCCGCGAACGGCTTCCGTCCGCCAAGTATGCGCTGGAGGACGCCGACGGCAACTTCCTCTCCACGGAGCGGTTCCAGGACGCCAGTTTCGGCGTCGAGGCCGTAGGCGTCGACTTCCACACCATGCTGGAGGCCACCGCAGTGCGCGTGGTGGTGTTCAGCACAGAAAACACGCCCGAGGAATTCAACGAAGCCATCGAACATGTGGGGCTGGCCGGGGTGACCTACTCGGTGGGCTGGACCGCGTGGCTGGATATCGCAGCGGCAGGGGTGACCAAGGCCAGCGCCCTGGAGAACCTTCGGCTCCGGCTCGGCATTGAGCAGCACCGCACTGTTGCCGTTGGCGATGGCCGGAACGATATTGAGATGCTCAGCTGGGCCGGCCGCGGAGTCGCCATGGGGCAAGCCCCGGAGGAAGTGATTGCTGCAGCCGATGAGGTCACCTACTCGGTGTTCGACGACGGCGCGGCGCACGTACTGCGCAGCCTCCTCTAA